ATAAGCTTTTTGAAGAAGTGCAATTGCATCGTTTCCATCTGTTGCAGGACCATAGCCAACGCTAAGCCCCATGCAGCCAAAACCTATTTCGGACACTTCTAGTCCTGAGCTTCCTAGTTGTCGTGTTTTCATTTGTAATTTTGTATGTTTTCCTGCTGGCAAAATAGTGAAAGTAGGGCGAGCCGTTTTGTATACAGATTACGGGTTTTACTACCAGTTTTACTGATTGGAAAGGCAGGCGTAAAAAAGCTTGCGGGAACTTGTAATATTGTAACGTTAAAAGAATAAGACATGGAAGAGATTGTAAAAATTCGCAGCGTCGCGCAATACAATGCCATAAGGGGCATAATGACTAAACATCCCCTGGTTACAGTGATTGACCTCTCGAAAGCGCAGCCGATGCCTGCCAAAACATTCAACTTTGGGTTGTATGCAGTGGGCCTGAAAGAAACAGACTATGGCCAGTTGCGCTATGGAAGAAAGCACTATGACTACCAGGAAGGAAGTTTGATATTTATAGCGCCGGGACAGGTGATAGGCGTGCAACCCGGCGTTGAACCATTTGCCCCAAAAGGCTGGGTATTGCTCTTTCATCCTGACCTGATAAACGGAACTCCGCTGGGCAAACACATTCAGGATTATTCTTTCTTTTCGTATGATGTATATGAAGCGCTTCATTTGTCGGATAAAGAGAAGAGTATTGTGATTGACTGCTTCTTAAAAATCCAGTATGAACTCGATCAAAATATAGACAAGCACAGCAAAGTACTGATTTCATCCAACATAGAGTTGCTGCTCAATTACTGCACCCGTTTTTACGATCGTCAGTTC
The nucleotide sequence above comes from Dyadobacter subterraneus. Encoded proteins:
- a CDS encoding helix-turn-helix domain-containing protein, which translates into the protein MEEIVKIRSVAQYNAIRGIMTKHPLVTVIDLSKAQPMPAKTFNFGLYAVGLKETDYGQLRYGRKHYDYQEGSLIFIAPGQVIGVQPGVEPFAPKGWVLLFHPDLINGTPLGKHIQDYSFFSYDVYEALHLSDKEKSIVIDCFLKIQYELDQNIDKHSKVLISSNIELLLNYCTRFYDRQFITRDMANKGILERFESLLKDYFSSDKPQNEGLPSVAFCAEALHLSPNYFGDLVKKETGTSALEYIQSKVIDVAKERLFDMNKSSSEIAYELGFKYPQHFTRLFKQKAGVTPNDYRMMN